From a single Pyxidicoccus xibeiensis genomic region:
- the hisD gene encoding histidinol dehydrogenase — MDTLTSSILRYRGPLSELAPEDLRRLLDRVGGSDARVALRVSELIARVRSDGDRALFEMARQFDRVELTALEVPMARCQAALAALEPGLREALARAARNIARAHAAQKPRAVEVETEPGVLVGRRPDPLGCVGVYAPGGRAVYPSSVLMGVVPAKVAGVGQVIVCSPPGPDGLPHASVMAAAALAGADRVFALGGAGAVAAMAYGTESVPRVDRIVGPGNAYVAEAKLQVVGSVAIEAPAGPSEILVIADGTANPEAVAREMLAQAEHDPEAACVTLALGEALADTIAAAVERLAEGAKRWEIVTSALGSRGAVLSVQSLEEAWPFVSDFAPEHLLLATASPQADLERVRNAGTVFLGERSSVAYGDYMTGSNHVLPTAGLARAYSGLNLLDFYRWTTYQRVERQAAAGLAEDVGLLADSEGLFAHADAARAWRRP, encoded by the coding sequence ATGGACACCCTGACTTCTTCCATCCTCAGGTACCGCGGCCCGCTGTCGGAGCTGGCTCCGGAGGACCTCCGCCGGCTGCTGGACCGGGTGGGCGGCTCCGATGCGCGAGTGGCCCTGCGCGTGAGCGAGCTCATCGCCCGCGTGCGCAGCGACGGCGACCGGGCGCTCTTCGAGATGGCGCGCCAGTTCGACCGCGTGGAGCTGACGGCGCTGGAGGTGCCCATGGCCCGGTGCCAGGCCGCACTGGCCGCGCTGGAGCCCGGCCTGCGCGAGGCCCTGGCCCGTGCGGCGCGCAACATCGCCCGGGCCCATGCCGCGCAGAAGCCGCGCGCGGTGGAGGTCGAGACGGAGCCGGGCGTGCTGGTGGGGCGGCGGCCGGACCCGCTGGGCTGCGTGGGGGTGTACGCGCCGGGCGGCCGGGCGGTGTACCCCAGCAGCGTGCTGATGGGCGTGGTGCCCGCGAAGGTGGCGGGCGTGGGCCAGGTCATCGTCTGCTCGCCGCCGGGGCCGGACGGCCTGCCCCACGCGAGCGTGATGGCGGCGGCGGCGCTGGCCGGAGCGGACCGCGTCTTCGCGCTGGGCGGCGCGGGCGCGGTGGCGGCCATGGCGTACGGGACGGAGAGCGTGCCCCGGGTGGACCGCATCGTCGGGCCGGGCAACGCGTACGTGGCGGAGGCGAAGCTCCAGGTGGTGGGCTCGGTGGCCATCGAAGCGCCCGCCGGGCCGAGCGAAATCCTGGTGATTGCCGACGGCACGGCCAACCCGGAGGCGGTGGCGCGGGAGATGCTGGCCCAGGCCGAGCACGACCCGGAGGCCGCGTGCGTGACGCTGGCGCTGGGCGAGGCGCTGGCGGACACGATCGCCGCCGCGGTGGAGCGACTGGCGGAGGGGGCGAAGCGCTGGGAAATCGTCACCTCGGCGCTGGGCTCGCGGGGCGCGGTGCTGAGCGTGCAGTCGCTGGAGGAGGCCTGGCCCTTCGTGTCGGACTTCGCGCCGGAGCACCTGCTGCTGGCCACCGCGTCGCCGCAGGCGGACCTGGAGCGCGTGCGCAACGCGGGCACCGTGTTCCTGGGGGAGCGCTCCTCGGTGGCGTACGGCGACTACATGACGGGCTCCAACCACGTGCTGCCCACGGCGGGCCTGGCGCGGGCGTACTCGGGGCTCAACCTGCTCGACTTCTACCGGTGGACGACCTACCAGCGGGTGGAGCGTCAGGCGGCGGCGGGCCTGGCCGAGGACGTGGGCCTGCTCGCGGACAGCGAGGGCCTGTTCGCCCACGCGGACGCGGCGCGCGCCTGGAGGCGCCCGTGA
- a CDS encoding 1-(5-phosphoribosyl)-5-[(5-phosphoribosylamino)methylideneamino]imidazole-4-carboxamide isomerase codes for MIAIPAIDLREGACVQLVGGSYDAEKVRVNDPLDALKQWRSHGFRTFHVVDLDAALGKGSNADAIFRLTSLERGLTFTVGGGVRDSDRVEAVLEGGASSVVVGTRAIEDTAWLAEVSGRFPGRVVVAADVKGREVVTRGWTAGSARDIRDVLAALEPLPLAGLLVTAVHKEGQLSGVDLPLMQEVARTSRHRLYASGGVTTLEDLRALAEAGAYGAVIGMALYTGRLDARAVAREFAG; via the coding sequence GTGATTGCCATTCCGGCCATCGACCTCCGCGAGGGCGCGTGCGTGCAACTGGTGGGCGGCTCCTACGACGCGGAGAAGGTGCGGGTGAACGACCCGCTGGACGCGCTGAAGCAGTGGAGGAGCCACGGCTTCCGGACGTTCCATGTGGTGGACCTGGACGCCGCGCTGGGCAAGGGCTCCAACGCGGACGCCATCTTCCGGCTGACCTCGCTGGAGCGGGGGCTCACCTTCACGGTGGGCGGTGGCGTGCGCGACTCGGACCGGGTGGAGGCGGTGCTCGAAGGGGGCGCTTCGTCCGTGGTGGTGGGCACGCGCGCGATTGAAGACACGGCGTGGCTGGCGGAGGTGTCGGGCCGCTTCCCGGGCCGGGTGGTGGTGGCGGCGGACGTGAAGGGGCGCGAGGTGGTGACGCGCGGGTGGACGGCGGGCAGCGCGCGGGACATCCGCGACGTGCTCGCGGCGCTGGAGCCCCTGCCGCTGGCGGGGCTGCTGGTGACGGCGGTGCACAAGGAGGGACAGCTGTCGGGCGTGGACCTGCCGCTGATGCAGGAGGTGGCGCGCACCAGCCGCCACCGGCTCTACGCCTCGGGCGGGGTGACGACGCTGGAGGACCTTCGCGCGCTGGCCGAGGCGGGCGCGTACGGGGCGGTCATTGGCATGGCGCTTTACACGGGCAGGCTGGATGCGCGCGCGGTCGCGCGGGAGTTCGCGGGATGA
- a CDS encoding HD-GYP domain-containing protein, protein MEAIPPAPPRILIVDDDDSVRDVISVLLREEGYNCVVASGAEMALDVAGEEDTPLVISDMKMPGKDGLWLLENLRERLPDTSVIMLTGYGDTESAVDCLRRGAVDYLLKPPKLTDLIRAIERALAKRRIEMARKRYQKKLERKVRDRTAELRAALRDIANTYQNTLLALVAALDAREHETSDHSQRVVSYTTAIAQRMGIQSKELEEIGRGALLHDIGKIGVPDAVLLKPGKLTPDEWMEMRKHPEIGFQMIQNIPFLDTPASIVLSHQERWDGAGYPRNLQRHEIHIGARIFAVADTLDAMTSDRPYRKGTSFANAIQEIRRCANTQFDPEVVRAFLDIGEEGLIRIKEEMKLKKLQLPQAEAEASEAEAELARLTDLDDDADAPAPSRSTSAPEPTEVKVAVIRSATGSEG, encoded by the coding sequence GTGGAAGCCATCCCCCCTGCCCCACCCAGAATCCTCATCGTCGATGATGACGACTCCGTCCGCGACGTCATCTCCGTCCTCCTTCGGGAGGAGGGCTACAACTGTGTCGTCGCGAGTGGTGCCGAGATGGCGCTCGACGTCGCCGGCGAGGAGGACACCCCGCTCGTCATCAGCGACATGAAGATGCCGGGCAAAGACGGCCTGTGGCTCCTGGAGAACCTGCGCGAGCGGCTCCCGGACACCTCGGTCATCATGCTCACCGGCTACGGCGACACCGAGTCCGCCGTGGACTGCCTGCGGCGCGGCGCGGTGGACTACCTCCTCAAGCCACCGAAGCTGACGGACCTCATCCGCGCGATAGAGCGCGCGCTGGCCAAGCGCCGCATCGAGATGGCCCGCAAGCGCTACCAGAAGAAGCTGGAGCGCAAGGTCCGCGACCGCACGGCGGAGCTGCGCGCCGCGCTGCGCGACATCGCCAACACCTACCAGAACACCCTGCTGGCGCTGGTGGCCGCCCTGGACGCGCGCGAGCACGAGACCAGCGACCACTCGCAGCGCGTGGTCAGCTACACCACGGCCATTGCCCAGCGCATGGGCATCCAGAGCAAGGAACTGGAGGAGATTGGCCGCGGCGCGCTCCTGCACGACATCGGCAAGATTGGCGTGCCGGACGCGGTGCTGCTCAAGCCGGGCAAGCTCACTCCGGACGAGTGGATGGAGATGCGGAAGCATCCGGAGATTGGCTTCCAGATGATCCAGAACATCCCCTTCCTGGACACGCCCGCCTCCATCGTCCTGTCGCACCAGGAGCGGTGGGACGGCGCCGGCTACCCGCGCAACCTGCAGCGGCACGAAATCCACATCGGCGCGCGCATCTTCGCCGTGGCGGACACGCTGGACGCGATGACGAGCGACCGCCCGTACCGCAAGGGCACCTCGTTCGCCAACGCCATCCAGGAGATCCGCCGCTGCGCCAACACGCAGTTCGACCCCGAGGTCGTCCGCGCGTTCCTGGACATCGGCGAGGAAGGCCTCATCCGCATCAAGGAGGAGATGAAGCTGAAGAAGCTGCAGCTTCCCCAGGCGGAAGCCGAGGCCTCCGAGGCCGAGGCCGAGCTGGCCCGCCTCACCGACCTGGACGACGACGCCGACGCCCCCGCTCCCAGCCGGAGCACCTCCGCGCCCGAGCCCACCGAGGTCAAGGTCGCGGTGATCCGTTCGGCAACGGGCAGCGAGGGCTGA
- a CDS encoding pyridoxal phosphate-dependent aminotransferase, producing the protein MIPTRASYRDIPLYKPAKKPCRVDLSDNTNLFGIPPAAGRVLREASTRLVTHYPAGYSPELRKAVAAYAGVAPEAVTTGCGSDGIIDSAIRAFLEPGDVLGFMDPTFVMVPLYSKMNGVKAAPVPLRADFDVDADALLATGAKVLYLCAPNNPTGTALSRAAVERIVEKAPGIVILDEAYADFASGPGFLDLARTRPNVLVTRTFSKAFGMAGMRVGWAVGAPALVAEVEKARGPYMLTALAEAMASAVLTEDTGWVKARAAEAVANRERLRGELEALGLKALPSEANFLMVPLPGAPKVAERMRERDVNVRAFQGLTGVGDALRIGSGPWPLLEAALVALRESLR; encoded by the coding sequence GTGATTCCCACCCGTGCGTCGTATCGGGACATCCCCCTCTACAAGCCGGCGAAGAAGCCGTGCCGGGTGGACCTGAGCGACAACACCAACCTCTTCGGCATTCCTCCCGCCGCCGGGCGCGTGCTGCGCGAGGCCTCCACGCGGCTGGTGACGCACTACCCCGCGGGCTACTCGCCGGAGCTGCGCAAGGCGGTGGCCGCATATGCCGGGGTGGCGCCGGAGGCGGTGACGACGGGGTGCGGCTCGGACGGCATCATCGACAGCGCCATCCGGGCCTTCCTGGAGCCGGGCGACGTGCTCGGCTTCATGGACCCCACCTTCGTCATGGTGCCGCTGTACTCGAAGATGAACGGGGTGAAGGCCGCGCCGGTGCCGCTGCGCGCGGACTTCGACGTGGACGCGGACGCGCTGCTGGCCACCGGGGCGAAGGTCCTCTACCTGTGCGCTCCCAACAACCCCACCGGCACGGCGCTGTCGCGCGCGGCGGTGGAGCGAATCGTGGAGAAGGCCCCCGGCATCGTCATCCTCGACGAGGCCTATGCGGACTTCGCGTCCGGGCCGGGCTTCCTGGACCTGGCGCGCACGCGGCCCAACGTGCTGGTGACGCGCACCTTCTCCAAGGCCTTCGGCATGGCGGGCATGCGGGTGGGCTGGGCGGTGGGCGCCCCGGCGCTGGTGGCCGAGGTGGAGAAGGCCCGGGGCCCGTACATGCTCACCGCGCTGGCGGAGGCCATGGCCTCCGCGGTGCTCACCGAGGACACAGGCTGGGTGAAGGCCCGCGCGGCGGAGGCGGTGGCGAACCGCGAGCGGCTGCGCGGCGAGCTGGAGGCGCTGGGGCTGAAGGCGCTCCCCTCGGAAGCCAACTTCCTGATGGTGCCCCTGCCGGGCGCGCCGAAGGTGGCGGAGCGGATGCGGGAGCGGGACGTGAATGTGCGGGCCTTCCAGGGGTTGACCGGGGTGGGGGACGCCCTCCGGATTGGCAGTGGACCCTGGCCCCTCTTGGAAGCGGCGCTGGTGGCGCTGCGGGAGTCACTGCGATGA
- the thiO gene encoding glycine oxidase ThiO, translated as MRHSDVIIVGGGIMGCGIALRLRQAGARVTVLERSIPGAEASSAAAGILAPQMESDGPGPFLELCLRSRALYPAFAAELKELTGVDVAYRPCGVLKVAFSEADVHHLDSTVIWQRGEGLRAELLDGAGARAMEPRLSPKALAAAWFPDDHQVDNRLLVRALTMAAARVGAEFRSGYVRGVVHEQGRAVGVDLDGEVLRADAVVLAAGSWSALVQGAGVEAKAVRPARGQMVQFQTRLPLLERILTSEKGYLVPRADGRIIAGSTMELVGFDKQVTAAGLARILEMTLELCPELASAPVVETWAGFRPWTEDHRPYLGEGPVPGLFLATGHFRNGILLAPITAKLVTQAVLGQKPTMDLAAFRYDRPSARAHG; from the coding sequence ATGCGACACTCGGACGTCATCATCGTGGGTGGGGGCATCATGGGCTGCGGCATCGCCCTCCGGCTGCGGCAGGCGGGCGCCCGGGTGACGGTGCTCGAGCGCTCGATTCCCGGCGCCGAGGCCTCCAGCGCCGCCGCCGGCATCCTCGCCCCGCAGATGGAGTCCGACGGGCCGGGCCCCTTCCTGGAGCTGTGCCTGCGCAGCCGGGCGCTCTACCCCGCCTTCGCCGCCGAGCTGAAGGAGCTGACCGGCGTGGACGTGGCCTACCGCCCCTGCGGCGTCCTCAAGGTGGCCTTCAGCGAGGCGGACGTGCACCACCTGGACTCCACCGTCATCTGGCAGCGCGGAGAGGGCCTGCGCGCGGAGCTGCTGGATGGCGCGGGCGCCCGGGCGATGGAGCCCCGGCTGTCCCCGAAGGCGCTCGCCGCCGCGTGGTTCCCCGACGACCACCAGGTGGACAACCGGCTCCTGGTGCGCGCGCTCACCATGGCCGCCGCCCGCGTGGGCGCGGAGTTCCGGAGCGGCTACGTGCGCGGCGTGGTGCACGAGCAGGGCCGCGCGGTGGGCGTGGACCTGGACGGAGAGGTGCTGCGCGCGGACGCCGTCGTCCTCGCCGCGGGCTCCTGGTCCGCGCTGGTGCAGGGCGCTGGCGTCGAGGCGAAGGCCGTGCGCCCCGCGCGCGGGCAGATGGTGCAGTTCCAGACGCGGCTGCCCCTGCTGGAGCGCATCCTCACCTCGGAGAAGGGCTACCTCGTGCCGCGCGCGGACGGGCGCATCATCGCCGGCAGCACCATGGAGCTGGTGGGCTTCGACAAGCAGGTGACGGCGGCGGGGCTGGCCCGCATCCTCGAGATGACCCTGGAGCTGTGCCCGGAGCTGGCCTCCGCGCCCGTGGTGGAGACGTGGGCGGGCTTCCGGCCCTGGACCGAGGACCACCGCCCCTATCTCGGCGAGGGCCCGGTGCCCGGCCTCTTCCTGGCCACCGGCCACTTCCGCAACGGCATCCTCCTGGCCCCCATCACCGCGAAGCTGGTGACCCAGGCGGTGCTCGGACAGAAGCCCACCATGGACCTGGCCGCCTTCCGGTATGACCGGCCCTCCGCACGGGCCCACGGCTGA
- a CDS encoding DUF4870 domain-containing protein produces METPPREQMGSFISGSPMPTQDEKTMALLAHMGTILANMVGLGFAVPLVLMLTKGKESSFVRAHSVESLNFQITVFIAGFVSAITLCIGIGAILLPIVFVAALVFSIIAGLKANEGQLYKYPVNIRLIK; encoded by the coding sequence ATGGAGACTCCGCCGCGGGAGCAGATGGGCTCGTTCATCAGTGGCTCACCGATGCCGACCCAGGATGAGAAGACGATGGCGCTGCTGGCGCATATGGGCACCATCCTGGCCAACATGGTGGGGCTGGGCTTCGCCGTGCCGCTGGTGCTGATGCTGACGAAGGGCAAGGAGTCGTCCTTCGTCCGCGCTCACTCGGTGGAGTCGCTGAACTTCCAGATCACCGTCTTCATCGCCGGGTTCGTCAGCGCCATCACCCTCTGCATCGGCATTGGCGCCATCCTGCTGCCCATCGTCTTCGTGGCGGCGCTGGTCTTCTCCATCATCGCCGGCCTGAAGGCGAACGAGGGCCAGCTCTACAAGTACCCGGTCAACATCCGGCTCATCAAGTAG
- the hisH gene encoding imidazole glycerol phosphate synthase subunit HisH, with amino-acid sequence MRVTLFDYGAGNLHSLAKALATADGVEVRVQEDPVRALDTDVLVLPGVGAFGASAARLEPGRQAMREALERGLPCLGICLGMQLLFDGSDEGGGRGLGFFSGQVTRLTARRVPQIGWNSVEEDRTLTGAKLDSVYYAHSFVCRATDASVVTGWTTHESDRFPAAVRRGKVVGVQFHPEKSSEAGVRFVRAFLKEVAP; translated from the coding sequence ATGAGAGTCACCCTGTTCGACTACGGCGCCGGCAACCTGCACTCGCTGGCCAAGGCGCTGGCGACGGCGGACGGCGTGGAGGTGCGCGTGCAGGAGGACCCGGTGCGCGCGCTGGACACGGACGTGCTGGTGCTGCCCGGCGTGGGAGCCTTCGGCGCGTCGGCGGCGCGGCTGGAGCCGGGGCGCCAGGCCATGCGCGAGGCGCTGGAGCGCGGCCTGCCGTGCCTGGGCATCTGCCTGGGCATGCAGCTGCTCTTCGACGGCAGCGACGAGGGCGGAGGCCGGGGGCTGGGCTTCTTCTCCGGCCAGGTGACGCGGCTGACGGCGCGCCGGGTGCCGCAGATTGGCTGGAACAGCGTGGAGGAGGACCGCACGCTGACGGGCGCGAAGCTGGACTCCGTGTACTACGCGCACAGCTTCGTCTGCCGCGCGACCGATGCTTCCGTCGTCACGGGCTGGACGACGCACGAGAGCGACCGCTTCCCGGCCGCGGTGCGGCGGGGGAAGGTGGTGGGCGTGCAGTTCCACCCGGAGAAGTCGTCCGAGGCGGGCGTGCGCTTCGTCCGGGCCTTCCTGAAGGAGGTGGCGCCGTGA
- the hisG gene encoding ATP phosphoribosyltransferase, which yields MLLKIALPNKGRLSEEVRELFNDAGLEVRARGERALTASLGGEFEAIFVRAQDIPEFVADGAAHAGVTGWDLVNEAGRELEPLMDLEFGRCRLVVAAREESGLTSADDVKDGSRVASCFPRLTQKFFAQRGQRVTVVPVSGAAEIAPHLGIADIVVDLTSTGSTLKMNGLREVATVLESSARLVACKGNVPEAQRKLDELKLALGSVLAARGKRYLMANVPKKALQQVREVLPGLNGPTVVDVLDGGNFVAVHAVVPAKTIYRTINALKALGCEGILVTRIERLMA from the coding sequence ATGCTGCTGAAGATCGCCCTGCCCAACAAAGGTCGCCTCTCCGAAGAGGTGCGCGAGCTGTTCAACGATGCGGGCCTGGAGGTCCGCGCCCGAGGCGAGCGAGCCCTCACCGCGTCGCTGGGCGGCGAGTTCGAAGCCATCTTCGTCCGCGCGCAGGACATCCCCGAGTTCGTCGCGGACGGCGCGGCGCACGCGGGCGTCACCGGCTGGGACCTGGTCAACGAGGCCGGGCGCGAGCTGGAGCCGCTGATGGACCTGGAGTTCGGCAGGTGCCGGCTGGTGGTGGCCGCCCGCGAGGAGAGTGGCCTCACCAGCGCGGACGACGTGAAGGACGGCAGCCGCGTGGCCTCCTGCTTCCCCCGGCTGACGCAGAAGTTCTTCGCGCAGCGTGGGCAGCGGGTCACCGTGGTACCGGTGTCGGGCGCGGCGGAGATTGCGCCCCACCTGGGCATCGCGGACATCGTGGTGGACCTGACGTCCACCGGCTCCACGCTGAAGATGAACGGCCTGCGCGAGGTGGCCACGGTGCTGGAGTCCAGCGCGCGACTGGTGGCCTGCAAGGGCAACGTCCCGGAGGCGCAGCGGAAGCTGGACGAGCTGAAGCTGGCGCTGGGCTCGGTGCTGGCGGCGCGCGGCAAGCGTTACCTCATGGCCAACGTGCCGAAGAAGGCGCTGCAGCAGGTGCGCGAGGTGCTGCCGGGCCTCAACGGCCCCACGGTGGTGGACGTGCTGGACGGCGGCAACTTCGTGGCGGTGCACGCGGTGGTGCCCGCGAAGACCATCTACCGCACCATCAACGCGCTGAAGGCCCTGGGGTGCGAGGGCATCCTGGTCACCCGTATCGAAAGGCTGATGGCGTGA
- the moaA gene encoding GTP 3',8-cyclase MoaA produces the protein MTAATSQPPTSPLAPPLLDAQGRRMTYLRLSITDRCNFRCTYCSPASWGGKKDLLDAAELERITSVFASMGIRRVRLTGGEPLIRPDILEVSRRIAALPGIQHLAITSNASHLAALAVPLREAGVTQLNLSLDTLSPETFRRISKQGDFAAVLRGIDAAAAAGFSSLKLNAVVVRDVNDAEVPALVEYAHARGITPRFIELMPFGQGTPVPTAELVSRLRAAGLPLEPEPEDTADAATSVTSGPARYWRAPGGRVGFISPLTQNFCGGCNRVRVASNGDLRSCLGGRAQAPLHQLIRGGATDTELAVAIRRALGDKPEGHRFTEPGNGATLLTMMGIGG, from the coding sequence ATGACCGCCGCCACTTCCCAGCCCCCGACGAGTCCGCTCGCCCCGCCCCTGCTCGATGCCCAGGGGCGGCGGATGACGTACCTGCGGCTGAGCATCACGGACCGCTGCAACTTCCGCTGCACCTACTGCTCGCCGGCGTCCTGGGGCGGCAAGAAGGACCTGCTCGACGCGGCGGAGCTGGAGCGCATCACCTCCGTCTTCGCGAGCATGGGCATCCGCCGCGTGCGCCTCACCGGCGGCGAGCCGCTGATCCGCCCCGACATCCTCGAAGTCTCCCGGCGCATCGCCGCGCTGCCCGGCATCCAGCACCTGGCCATCACCTCCAACGCGAGCCACCTGGCGGCCCTGGCCGTCCCGCTGCGCGAGGCCGGCGTCACCCAGCTCAACCTCAGCCTGGACACGCTCTCCCCGGAGACGTTCCGGCGCATCTCCAAGCAGGGGGACTTCGCCGCCGTGCTGCGCGGCATCGACGCGGCGGCCGCGGCGGGCTTCTCCTCGCTCAAGCTCAACGCCGTGGTGGTGCGCGATGTGAACGACGCGGAGGTGCCGGCGCTAGTGGAGTACGCCCACGCGCGCGGCATCACCCCGCGCTTCATCGAGCTGATGCCCTTCGGCCAGGGCACCCCGGTGCCCACCGCGGAGCTCGTCTCGCGGCTGCGGGCCGCGGGCCTGCCGCTGGAGCCCGAGCCCGAGGACACGGCGGACGCCGCCACCTCCGTCACCTCCGGCCCCGCGCGCTACTGGCGCGCCCCCGGCGGCCGCGTGGGCTTCATCTCCCCGCTCACCCAGAACTTCTGCGGAGGCTGCAACCGCGTGCGCGTGGCCTCCAACGGCGACCTGCGCAGCTGCCTCGGTGGACGCGCGCAGGCCCCGCTGCACCAGCTCATCCGCGGCGGCGCCACCGACACGGAGCTGGCCGTGGCCATCCGCCGCGCGCTGGGCGACAAGCCCGAGGGCCACCGCTTCACCGAGCCCGGCAACGGCGCCACCCTGCTGACCATGATGGGCATCGGCGGCTGA
- the thiC gene encoding phosphomethylpyrimidine synthase ThiC — protein sequence MSGASRSLKVDGKVLEGISRGPLPASRKVYVNGVLHPDLRVPVREISQTPTRHGPGPDAKVTPNPPVHVYDSSGPYTDPSADIDLRQGLPALREAWILGRGDTEALPGITSEYGRAREADPRLAGLRFTHRRQPRVAKRGGNVSQLHYARRGIITPEMEYVALRENLKAEASLAAQHPGHSWGASIPKVITPEFVRDEIARGRAIIPANINHPELEPMIIGRNFLVKINANIGNSAVTSSIEEEVEKMVWSIRWGADTVMDLSTGRNIHETREWILRNAPVPIGTVPIYQALEKVGGKAEDLTWELYRDTLIEQAEQGVDYFTIHAGVLLRYVPYTAKRLTGIVSRGGSIMAKWCLTHHRENFLYTHFEEICEIMKAYDVSFSLGDGLRPGSIADANDAAQFGELETLGELTKIAWKHDVQTMIEGPGHVPMHLIQENMTKQLAVCGEAPFYTLGPLTTDIAPGYDHFTSGIGAAMIGWFGTAMLCYVTPKEHLGLPNRDDVKEGVITYKIAAHAADLAKGHPGAQARDNALSKARFEFRWEDQFNLSLDPERARAFHDETLPAEGAKVAHFCSMCGPQFCSMKITQDVRDYADKVGVSEEAALKTGLEEKSEEFRKAGGQLYR from the coding sequence ATGAGCGGAGCGTCCAGGAGCCTCAAGGTCGATGGGAAGGTGCTGGAGGGAATCAGCCGGGGCCCGCTGCCGGCCTCGCGCAAGGTGTACGTGAATGGCGTGCTGCACCCGGACCTCCGCGTGCCCGTGCGGGAGATCAGCCAGACGCCCACGCGCCATGGCCCGGGGCCGGACGCGAAGGTGACGCCCAACCCGCCGGTCCACGTCTACGACTCCAGCGGCCCGTACACGGACCCGTCGGCGGACATCGACCTGCGCCAGGGCCTGCCCGCGCTGCGCGAGGCGTGGATTCTCGGCCGGGGTGACACCGAGGCGCTGCCCGGCATCACCTCCGAGTATGGCCGCGCCCGCGAGGCGGACCCCCGGCTGGCGGGCCTGCGCTTCACGCACCGCCGCCAGCCCCGCGTGGCGAAGCGGGGCGGCAACGTCTCCCAGCTGCACTACGCCCGCCGCGGCATCATCACCCCGGAGATGGAGTACGTCGCGCTGCGGGAGAACCTCAAGGCCGAGGCCTCGCTCGCGGCGCAGCACCCGGGCCACTCCTGGGGCGCGTCCATCCCCAAGGTGATTACGCCCGAGTTCGTGCGCGACGAGATTGCCCGGGGCCGCGCCATCATCCCCGCCAACATCAACCACCCGGAGCTGGAGCCGATGATCATCGGCCGCAACTTCCTGGTGAAGATCAACGCCAACATCGGCAACTCGGCGGTCACGTCCTCCATCGAAGAAGAGGTGGAGAAGATGGTGTGGTCCATCCGCTGGGGCGCGGACACGGTGATGGACCTGTCCACCGGTCGCAACATCCACGAGACGCGCGAGTGGATCCTCCGCAACGCGCCGGTGCCCATCGGCACGGTGCCCATCTACCAGGCGCTGGAGAAGGTGGGCGGCAAGGCCGAGGACCTCACGTGGGAACTGTACCGCGACACGCTCATCGAGCAGGCCGAGCAGGGCGTGGACTACTTCACCATCCACGCCGGCGTGCTGCTGCGCTACGTGCCGTACACCGCGAAGCGCCTCACCGGCATCGTCAGCCGCGGCGGCTCCATCATGGCCAAGTGGTGCCTCACCCACCACCGCGAGAACTTCCTCTACACGCACTTCGAGGAGATCTGCGAGATCATGAAGGCGTACGACGTCAGCTTCAGCCTGGGGGACGGGCTGCGGCCGGGCTCCATCGCGGACGCCAACGACGCGGCGCAGTTCGGCGAGCTGGAGACGCTGGGCGAGCTGACCAAGATTGCCTGGAAGCACGACGTGCAGACGATGATTGAGGGCCCGGGCCACGTGCCCATGCACCTCATCCAGGAGAACATGACGAAGCAGCTCGCGGTGTGCGGCGAGGCGCCCTTCTACACGCTGGGGCCCCTCACCACGGACATCGCGCCCGGGTACGACCACTTCACCAGCGGCATCGGCGCGGCGATGATCGGCTGGTTCGGCACGGCGATGCTCTGCTACGTGACGCCCAAGGAGCACCTGGGCCTGCCCAACCGGGACGACGTGAAGGAAGGCGTCATCACCTACAAGATTGCCGCCCACGCCGCTGACCTGGCCAAGGGGCATCCAGGCGCGCAGGCGCGCGACAACGCCCTGTCCAAGGCCCGCTTCGAGTTCCGCTGGGAGGACCAGTTCAACCTCTCCCTGGACCCGGAGCGCGCCCGCGCCTTCCACGACGAGACGCTGCCCGCCGAGGGAGCGAAGGTGGCCCACTTCTGCTCCATGTGCGGCCCCCAGTTCTGCTCCATGAAGATCACCCAGGACGTGCGCGACTACGCGGACAAGGTGGGCGTCTCCGAGGAGGCGGCGCTGAAGACGGGCCTGGAGGAGAAGAGCGAGGAATTCAGAAAAGCCGGAGGCCAGTTGTATCGCTGA
- a CDS encoding CBS domain-containing protein, whose product MQIVGELMSRELVTLKETQNLSKAEELLRLHRIRHLPVLRQGKLVGLVTHRDLLRASAMHATDPASQPLWAADIMTRDVETVGPETPLKEAVGLMLKHKYGCLPVVDPSGVLLGILTEADLVRYAHHLIGELDRREMAAEYSA is encoded by the coding sequence ATGCAGATTGTCGGAGAGCTGATGAGCCGTGAGCTGGTCACCCTCAAGGAGACGCAGAACCTGTCGAAGGCGGAGGAGCTGCTGCGGCTGCACCGCATCCGGCACCTGCCCGTGCTGCGGCAGGGCAAGCTGGTGGGGCTCGTCACCCACCGCGACCTGCTGAGGGCCTCGGCGATGCACGCCACCGACCCCGCCTCGCAGCCGCTGTGGGCCGCGGACATCATGACGCGCGACGTGGAGACCGTGGGCCCGGAGACGCCGCTGAAGGAGGCCGTGGGGCTGATGCTCAAGCACAAGTACGGGTGCCTGCCCGTGGTGGACCCGAGCGGCGTGCTGCTGGGCATCCTCACGGAGGCGGACCTGGTGCGGTATGCCCACCACCTCATCGGCGAGCTGGACCGCCGGGAGATGGCAGCCGAATACAGCGCCTGA